One window of Triticum dicoccoides isolate Atlit2015 ecotype Zavitan chromosome 5A, WEW_v2.0, whole genome shotgun sequence genomic DNA carries:
- the LOC119299191 gene encoding cysteine-rich receptor-like protein kinase 10, with protein MASPPWVRLVLLLLAAVPACHGRPLFDGDAVIDETQPLRPSMISCSTVGNYTDGSKYHVNLDRLLSAIPVAADSNGFFNGTFGAVGDEVFGMFMCYADDADSECQDCLTRAPEGIMKVCPHSRTVRAVYSACTIQYSNKSFFSVADLTVVDMVDLSVAPRLEQTPRRTWNNRDPEGWHQGVILVGYVVDTAGMSHARFKLIHRLMVKACQRDERIAEGRQKFTDPEWVQAVVQCTRDLPASECTRCLTYYTDQLPRLFPNNSGGAIKGSSCYLRYAILADKPRPRTVRLERYRYREGYEEENEHERKMETARREHRRKVVIIARRKVVIIASLITILVALVICLIGLLVRFVLYPWRTWLAAAMVAMRSVLYQWRTWVAAARVAMRSYMERPPKVAAYFHGRSARQEELEQGTGPRRFRYDELTAATDGFSGRNKLGEGGFGSVYRGFLHDMNLHIAVKKVSKSSRQGWKEFVSEVKIISRLRHRNLVPLVGWFYGGDDDGLLLVYELMPNGSLDAHLYKLDQLLPWAVRYQVVLGVGSALMYLHQDTEERVVHRDIKPSNIMLDASFNAKLGDFGLARFICDGRGSLTTGAAGTLGYMDPKCVFAGKASVESDIYSFGVVLLEMACGRTPVVAVDGDDGAVIHLLQWVWESHGRGAILEAADPRLDGKFDKKEMECIMVVGLWCGHPDPVLRPSIRQAVSVLRLEVPPPSLPGKMPMATYLMRPPADDSFGSSVTSGSGDASTTNSARDKVE; from the coding sequence TAGCTGCCGTCCCCGCATGCCATGGCCGCCCACTTTTTGACGGCGATGCCGTCATCGATGAGACGCAGCCCTTGCGGCCATCCATGATCTCATGCTCAACTGTCGGCAACTACACCGACGGAAGCAAGTACCATGTGAACCTCGACCGGCTCCTGTCGGCCATCCCCGTGGCCGCTGACTCCAATGGCTTCTTCAATGGCACATTTGGCGCGGTGGGCGACGAGGTCTTTGGCATGTTCATGTGCTATGCTGACGACGCCGACTCTGAGTGCCAGGACTGCCTCACCCGCGCCCCTGAAGGTATCATGAAGGTGTGTCCTCACAGCAGGACGGTCCGTGCTGTCTACAGCGCCTGCACCATCCAATACTCCAACAAGTCCTTCTTCTCTGTTGCTGACCTTACCGTGGTTGACATGGTCGACCTTTCGGTCGCGCCCCGGCTGGAACAAACCCCTCGCCGAACTTGGAACAACAGAGACCCTGAAGGTTGGCACCAAGGAGTCATACTTGTAGGGTACGTTGTGGACACTGCCGGTATGAGCCATGCAAGGTTTAAGTTGATCCATCGGCTCATGGTGAAGGCTTGCCAAAGGGATGAACGTATCGCTGAGGGCAGACAGAAGTTCACCGATCCGGAGTGGGTGCAGGCGGTGGTGCAGTGCACGAGGGATCTGCCGGCGAGTGAGTGCACCCGCTGCCTCACCTATTACACCGATCAGCTGCCACGGTTGTTCCCAAACAACAGCGGTGGTGCCATCAAAGGGTCAAGCTGCTACCTGCGCTACGCCATCCTTGCTGACAAGCCACGCCCGCGCACTGTGCGGCTTGAGAGGTACCGGTATAGGGAGGGATATGAGGAGGAAAATGAGCATGAGAGGAAGATGGAGACAGCGCGCAGAGAACACCGACGAAAGGTTGTCATCATCGCCCGACGAAAGGTTGTCATCATCGCCAGCCTTATCACCATCTTGGTGGCGCTTGTTATCTGCCTGATCGGCTTGTTGGTTCGGTTTGTGTTGTATCCATGGCGAACATGGTTGGCAGCGGCCATGGTTGCCATGAGATCCGTGTTGTACCAGTGGCGAACATGGGTGGCAGCGGCCAGGGTTGCCATGCGATCGTACATGGAAAGACCTCCTAAAGTGGCAGCCTACTTCCACGGCAGAAGTGCACGCCAAGAGGAACTCGAGCAAGGGACTGGGCCGAGACGATTCAGGTATGACGAGCTCACCGCCGCCACGGATGGCTTCTCTGGCAGGAACAAGCTGGGAGAAGGAGGCTTCGGTTCCGTGTACAGAGGGTTCCTCCACGACATGAACCTTCACATTGCCGTGAAGAAAGTGTCCAAGAGCTCTCGTCAGGGCTGGAAGGAGTTTGTCTCTGAGGTGAAGATCATTAGCCGTCTCCGGCACCGGAACCTCGTGCCGCTCGTTGGATGGTTCTATGGCGGTGACGATGATGGTCTTTTGCTCGTGTATGAACTGATGCCCAATGGTAGCCTGGACGCACACCTTTACAAGCTGGACCAGCTGCTGCCATGGGCAGTCAGGTACCAGGTCGTGCTTGGTGTGGGCTCAGCACTGATGTACCTGCACCAGGACACGGAGGAGCGCGTTGTGCATAGGGACATCAAGCCGAGTAACATCATGCTGGATGCGTCCTTCAATGCCAAGCTTGGTGACTTTGGGCTTGCGAGGTTTATCTGTGATGGCCGGGGCTCGTTGACGACCGGAGCAGCCGGGACGCTTGGCTACATGGATCCAAAGTGTGTGTTTGCAGGCAAAGCCAGTGTGGAATCCGACATCTACAGCTTCGGTGTCGTCCTGCTCGAGATGGCCTGTGGTCGGACGCCAGTGGTGGCTGTAGACGGCGATGACGGAGCCGTCATCCACCTGTTGCAGTGGGTATGGGAGTCGCACGGCAGAGGGGCCATTCTTGAGGCAGCCGACCCGCGGCTGGACGGCAAGTTCGACAAGAAAGAGATGGAGTGTATCATGGTGGTCGGGCTCTGGTGCGGACACCCCGACCCTGTCTTGAGGCCGTCCATCAGGCAGGCCGTCAGCGTGCTGCGGTTGGAGGTGCCGCCGCCGAGTCTCCCAGGGAAGATGCCGATGGCAACCTACCTGATGCGGCCGCCGGCTGATGATTCTTTTGGTTCCTCGGTGACCAGCGGCAGCGGGGATGCCAGCACTACTAATTCTGCTAGAGATAAAGTCGAGTAG